One Esox lucius isolate fEsoLuc1 chromosome 1, fEsoLuc1.pri, whole genome shotgun sequence genomic region harbors:
- the LOC105031646 gene encoding putative gustatory receptor clone PTE03 has protein sequence MDTNSTYMLTLESLAIAPSCVYPAFIFGTLTYCFIVFCNMTVLATIALDRKLHKPMFILLFNLPINDLIGATALFPQLVMSILTQNSSISYPACFIQALLIHLYGVGSLTILTVMAYDRYIAICCPLRYNCIMSHNYLIKIIIVMWLLIISLVVVLLSLVTRFKICRTTIVAPICNNPSLVKLICDDTRINNYYGLFVTAFVQGMSLIVVIFTYIQILFACVMNKSSDAKSKAIQTCGTHLVVFLFLEFNSCFSVLALRFEDKYPSLRNAFGLSIMVFPPILNPLLYGLKTKEIRQNVLQFYKRKVSSGK, from the coding sequence ATGGATACAAATTCTACATACATGTTGACCTTGGAATCACTGGCCATAGCTCCATCATGTGTTTATCCAGCATTTATTTTTGGAACTCTTACATACTGCTTCATTGTATTTTGCAACATGACAGTTTTAGCTACCATAGCCCTGGACAGGAAGTTGCATAAACCAATGTTTATCCTTCTCTTCAACTTGCCTATCAATGACCTAATAGGTGCTACAGCCTTGTTCCCTCAGCTGGTTATGAGCATCCTGACTCAGAACAGCTCCATCTCTTACCCTGCATGTTTCATCCAAGCTCTGCTGATCCACCTGTACGGAGTGGGTTCCTTAACTATACTGACTGTCATGGCTTATGACAGATATATCGCTATCTGCTGTCCACTGAGGTATAATTGCATCATGAGTCATAATTACTTGATTAAAATAATCATTGTAATGTGGCTTTTGATAATTTCTCTGGTTGTGGTTTTGCTATCACTGGTCACTCGCTTTAAAATCTGTAGAACAACAATAGTGGCACCGATTTGTAACAATCCATCATTGGTGAAGCTTATTTGTGATGACACCCGGATAAACAACTACTACGGGTTGTTTGTAACTGCATTTGTTCAAGGAATGTCATTGATTGTGGTTATATTCACATATATCCAGATTCTGTTTGCCTGTGTCATGAATAAGTCATCTGATGCTAAGAGCAAGGCTATTCAAACATGTGGTACACATCTTGTAGTGTTCCTATTCTTAGAGTTCAATTCCTGCTTCAGCGTGTTAGCTCTTCGATTTGAGGATAAATACCCTTCTTTAAGGAATGCTTTTGGACTATCAATTATGGTATTCCCTCCAATTTTGAATCCTCTTTTATATGGTctaaaaacaaaggaaattcgCCAAAATGTTCTGCAATTCTACAAACGAAAGGTATCTTCAGGCAAATGA